A portion of the Lysinibacillus timonensis genome contains these proteins:
- a CDS encoding DeoR/GlpR family DNA-binding transcription regulator — protein sequence MLRTQRINSIRKYVIENQTASIDELISEFKVSKNTIRRDIQFLVESGELKKVYGGVVVNPAKPDLSDDQLKHQVLQENSISKSAAYFVEDGDTIFIDSGLIILDMLEYLKSKKITVVTNSLDFITYSLPFENLTVLSIGGLLNRNSKTFTVLEKHDIFKSYNINKAFLAPGAISITSGASHSNPLEHYLLKAVVEKSTEVYLLAEHFKFDKNALLSFCDLDIVDCIITDMKPHEKYIEYTREKQIRLVVTDDIQD from the coding sequence ATGTTAAGAACACAGCGCATTAATTCTATTCGAAAGTATGTAATAGAAAATCAAACTGCTTCAATTGACGAGTTAATTTCAGAATTCAAGGTATCAAAAAATACGATTAGAAGAGATATACAGTTTTTAGTGGAGAGCGGCGAATTGAAGAAAGTATATGGTGGAGTTGTAGTAAACCCTGCCAAACCAGATTTATCGGACGATCAATTAAAGCATCAAGTGCTCCAAGAAAACTCTATTTCTAAATCAGCTGCTTATTTTGTCGAAGATGGTGATACAATTTTTATCGATTCTGGGTTGATAATATTGGACATGTTGGAATACTTAAAAAGCAAAAAAATTACAGTCGTAACGAATAGTTTAGATTTTATAACTTACTCTCTTCCGTTTGAAAACTTGACAGTGTTATCAATTGGAGGCCTATTAAATCGAAATTCTAAAACATTTACTGTATTGGAAAAGCACGATATATTCAAATCTTACAATATAAATAAGGCGTTTTTAGCTCCCGGAGCCATTTCAATCACTTCTGGCGCTTCCCACTCTAATCCATTAGAACACTATTTATTAAAAGCAGTGGTAGAAAAGAGTACAGAAGTCTACTTACTCGCTGAGCATTTTAAGTTCGATAAAAATGCTTTATTATCTTTCTGTGATTTGGACATAGTTGACTGCATTATTACAGATATGAAACCACATGAAAAATACATTGAATATACTCGGGAAAAGCAAATTCGGCTTGTAGTTACGGACGATATACAAGATTGA
- a CDS encoding catalase: protein MTNDPSNQGQHETNYENDNTLTNRQGHPITNNQNIRTVGNRGPATLENYDFIEKISHFDREKVPERIVHARGAGAHGYFEAYGTVGDEPASKYTRAKLFQEKGKQTPVFVRFSTVVHGLHSPETVRDPRGFAVKFYTEDGNWDLVGNNLKIFFIRDAMKFPDMIHAFRPDPVTNIQDARRFFDFCANSPESFHMVTLVYSPWGIPANYRMMQGSGVNTYKWVNAEGKAVLVKYHWEPKQGIKNLTVKEAEEIQGKNFNHATQDLYDAIESGDYPEWELFVQIMEDGPHPELDFDPLDDTKLWPNDKFPWLPVGRMVLNKNPENFHNEVEQVAFGTGVLVDGLDFSDDKMLQGRTFSYSDTQRYRVGANYLQLPINAAKKRVATNQEGGQLRYYNDKAPGQNLHVNYEPSSMGGLKEAEQAGTEYTPHIEGNLVRESIDRDDNTKQAGETYRNFEQWEKDELINNMVNDLSICPQEIQDKMIALAEQADEEYGRRLREGLEEKRKNLSTSKTNEEFAQEFHPLGAKDAKKVIDDVVKKARNSKPY from the coding sequence ATGACAAACGACCCATCAAACCAAGGACAACATGAGACAAATTATGAAAATGATAATACGTTAACAAATCGACAAGGGCACCCCATTACAAACAACCAAAATATACGAACTGTCGGAAACCGTGGACCTGCAACTTTAGAAAACTATGATTTCATTGAAAAAATAAGTCACTTTGACAGAGAAAAGGTTCCTGAGAGAATAGTTCACGCTCGTGGCGCTGGTGCGCATGGATACTTTGAAGCTTATGGAACTGTAGGGGATGAACCAGCGTCAAAATACACTCGTGCAAAATTGTTCCAAGAAAAAGGTAAGCAAACTCCAGTCTTTGTCCGGTTCTCAACAGTGGTGCATGGTTTACATTCACCTGAAACGGTGCGTGATCCACGTGGATTTGCTGTTAAATTTTATACGGAAGATGGTAACTGGGATTTAGTTGGGAACAATTTAAAAATATTCTTTATTCGAGATGCAATGAAGTTCCCTGACATGATTCACGCTTTTAGACCAGATCCTGTCACAAATATTCAGGATGCAAGAAGATTCTTCGACTTCTGTGCCAATTCGCCAGAATCCTTCCATATGGTGACGCTTGTTTATTCACCATGGGGTATTCCAGCAAATTATCGGATGATGCAAGGCTCTGGAGTAAACACATATAAATGGGTAAACGCTGAAGGAAAAGCCGTACTTGTTAAATACCATTGGGAGCCAAAACAAGGGATTAAAAATTTAACAGTGAAAGAGGCTGAAGAAATTCAGGGAAAAAACTTTAACCATGCAACACAGGATTTATATGATGCTATTGAAAGCGGCGATTACCCTGAGTGGGAACTGTTTGTTCAAATTATGGAAGACGGTCCTCATCCAGAACTTGATTTTGATCCACTTGATGATACGAAATTATGGCCAAATGATAAGTTCCCATGGTTACCAGTTGGACGAATGGTATTAAACAAAAACCCTGAAAACTTCCATAATGAAGTTGAACAAGTAGCATTTGGGACAGGTGTCCTTGTAGATGGGTTAGATTTCTCCGATGACAAAATGCTACAAGGAAGAACATTCTCCTACTCTGATACACAACGTTATCGAGTTGGCGCGAATTATCTGCAACTACCAATCAATGCAGCAAAAAAACGTGTCGCTACAAACCAAGAAGGTGGACAATTACGTTACTATAATGATAAAGCGCCTGGGCAAAACTTGCATGTTAACTACGAACCTTCTAGTATGGGTGGCTTAAAAGAGGCTGAACAAGCTGGGACTGAATATACACCTCATATTGAGGGGAATTTAGTTCGCGAATCGATTGATCGCGATGATAATACGAAACAAGCAGGTGAAACTTACCGAAACTTCGAGCAGTGGGAAAAAGACGAATTAATCAATAACATGGTTAACGACTTAAGCATCTGTCCACAAGAAATACAAGATAAAATGATTGCCTTAGCAGAACAAGCAGATGAGGAATACGGTCGCAGATTAAGAGAAGGACTTGAAGAAAAACGTAAAAACCTGAGCACAAGCAAGACAAATGAGGAATTTGCACAAGAGTTCCATCCACTTGGAGCGAAAGATGCAAAAAAAGTAATTGATGATGTAGTTAAAAAAGCGCGTAATTCAAAACCATATTAA
- a CDS encoding SpoVR family protein, which yields MEKQLHRAIDEITEIANGFGLDYFPMRYEICPADVIYTIGAYGMPTRFTHWSFGKQFHKMKLQYDFGLSQIYELVINSDPCYAFLLDTNTLTQNKLIIAHVLAHCDFFKNNIRFSNTRRDMVESMTATAERIAHYEMLYGKEEVEEFLDAVLAIQEHIDPSLLRPKLMYNLNEEDDDEITETIRTPYDDLWKLDQIGKQEEKTYRIKKKKFPPKPEKDLLLFIEEYSRELEEWQRDILTMMREEMLYFWPQLETKIMNEGWASYWHQRIMRELDLTTDETIEYAKLNAGVVQPSKTTINPYYLGLKIFEDIEKRYDNPTDEMKRMGVNPGSGRQKIFEVREIESDISFIRNYLTKELVEQEDMYLFEKKGLEYRISDKDYENVRDQLVSMRVNGGFPYIVVDNGDYLRNGELYLKHGYEGMELDSTYLENVLQYIYKLWGRPVHMETFVEEKPILYTYDGKKNYRRYM from the coding sequence ATGGAAAAACAGCTTCATAGAGCCATTGATGAGATTACTGAAATTGCAAATGGGTTTGGCTTAGATTATTTTCCGATGCGCTATGAGATATGTCCTGCAGATGTCATCTATACAATCGGTGCATATGGAATGCCAACCCGATTTACTCATTGGAGTTTCGGGAAACAATTTCATAAAATGAAACTTCAATATGACTTTGGGCTAAGTCAAATTTACGAGCTTGTAATTAACTCGGATCCATGTTACGCGTTCTTACTTGATACCAATACATTAACACAAAACAAATTAATTATTGCCCATGTGCTCGCTCACTGTGATTTCTTTAAAAATAATATACGATTCTCGAATACTAGAAGAGATATGGTTGAGAGTATGACGGCTACTGCTGAACGTATTGCCCATTATGAAATGTTATACGGAAAAGAGGAAGTTGAGGAATTTCTAGATGCAGTTCTAGCAATTCAAGAGCATATTGATCCATCCTTATTAAGACCAAAACTAATGTATAACTTAAATGAAGAAGACGATGATGAGATAACTGAAACCATTAGAACACCATATGATGATTTGTGGAAATTGGATCAAATCGGAAAACAAGAGGAAAAAACATATCGAATAAAAAAGAAAAAGTTTCCACCAAAACCAGAGAAAGATCTATTGCTCTTTATTGAAGAGTACAGTCGAGAGCTTGAAGAATGGCAACGAGATATATTAACAATGATGCGCGAAGAAATGCTTTACTTCTGGCCTCAGCTTGAAACGAAAATTATGAACGAGGGATGGGCTTCATACTGGCATCAAAGAATCATGCGTGAACTTGATTTAACAACAGATGAGACGATTGAGTATGCAAAACTGAATGCTGGAGTGGTTCAGCCTTCTAAAACTACCATTAATCCATATTATCTCGGACTTAAAATTTTCGAAGATATTGAAAAACGTTATGATAACCCAACAGATGAAATGAAACGGATGGGCGTAAACCCGGGATCTGGCAGACAAAAGATTTTTGAAGTAAGGGAAATTGAATCAGATATTTCCTTTATCCGAAATTATTTAACGAAAGAACTAGTTGAGCAGGAAGATATGTATTTGTTCGAGAAAAAAGGACTTGAATATCGTATTAGTGATAAGGATTATGAAAATGTACGTGATCAACTTGTGTCAATGCGCGTAAATGGTGGATTCCCTTATATTGTTGTAGATAACGGTGACTATTTAAGAAACGGTGAACTCTATTTAAAGCATGGATATGAAGGAATGGAATTGGATTCGACTTATTTAGAGAATGTTCTTCAATATATATATAAATTATGGGGTCGTCCAGTTCATATGGAAACATTTGTGGAAGAAAAGCCAATCCTATACACATACGATGGTAAAAAAAATTATCGTAGGTATATGTAG
- the yhbH gene encoding sporulation protein YhbH — MSDNQKQFVISKENWSLHRKGHQDQQRHMEKVRDAIKNNLPDIVSEESIIMSNGREVIKIPIRSLDEYKIRYNYDKSKHVGQGKGDSKVGDVVARERGPAEKGPGKGNKPGDAPGEDYYEAEVSLEEVQNILFNELELPNLQEKEKENITIEKVEFNDIRKKGLMGNIDKKRTILTAIKRNAMKGKAKIAPFHNDDLRFKTWDEVIKPESKAVVLAMMDTSGSMGAFEKYCARSFFFWMTRFLRTKYEYVDIEFIAHHTEAKVVTEEEFFTKGESGGTACSSAYAKALELVQGKYNPSRYNIYPVHFSDGDNFSTDNEKCLKLVKELMQVSSMFGYGEVNAHNRYSTLMSVYRKIDDPKFRYYILKQKNDVYEALKRFFQKKIEV; from the coding sequence ATGAGCGATAATCAAAAACAGTTTGTCATCTCGAAGGAAAATTGGTCCCTCCATCGTAAAGGGCACCAAGACCAGCAACGCCACATGGAGAAGGTAAGGGACGCTATTAAAAACAATTTACCAGACATCGTCAGTGAAGAAAGTATTATTATGTCGAATGGGCGAGAGGTTATTAAAATTCCAATTCGTTCGCTAGATGAATACAAAATTAGATATAACTACGACAAATCAAAGCATGTTGGCCAAGGGAAAGGTGATAGCAAGGTTGGGGATGTTGTTGCTCGTGAACGAGGGCCGGCGGAAAAGGGTCCAGGGAAAGGAAATAAACCGGGTGATGCACCAGGAGAAGATTATTATGAAGCTGAGGTAAGTTTAGAGGAAGTACAAAATATCTTATTTAATGAGCTTGAACTACCAAATTTACAAGAGAAAGAAAAAGAGAATATCACAATTGAGAAGGTTGAATTTAACGATATTCGAAAAAAAGGTTTAATGGGGAATATCGATAAGAAAAGAACGATTCTTACCGCAATCAAACGTAATGCTATGAAAGGGAAAGCTAAAATAGCTCCTTTCCATAATGATGATTTACGTTTCAAGACGTGGGATGAGGTAATTAAACCAGAATCTAAAGCGGTTGTCCTTGCGATGATGGATACGAGTGGATCGATGGGGGCATTTGAAAAGTATTGTGCCAGAAGCTTTTTCTTCTGGATGACTAGATTTTTAAGAACAAAATATGAGTATGTAGACATTGAATTTATTGCACACCATACGGAAGCTAAAGTGGTGACAGAGGAAGAATTCTTTACAAAGGGCGAAAGCGGAGGTACTGCCTGCTCATCAGCATATGCCAAAGCTTTAGAATTGGTTCAAGGGAAGTATAACCCTTCGCGTTATAATATTTATCCAGTTCATTTTTCTGATGGTGATAATTTCTCAACGGACAATGAAAAATGCTTAAAGCTAGTGAAAGAACTTATGCAAGTATCTAGTATGTTTGGATATGGTGAAGTCAATGCACATAACCGATATTCAACCTTAATGAGCGTTTACCGGAAAATTGACGATCCAAAATTTAGATACTATATATTAAAACAAAAAAATGATGTATATGAGGCGCTAAAACGATTTTTCCAAAAGAAAATAGAGGTATAA
- a CDS encoding S-layer homology domain-containing protein, translating to MKKQLALLGLVVGILLSSVGTTSVSASGVHYKDVNKEDNFYDAVEYLLEKGAISKTLPHFRPYENITRGQFASIYAKANDYKVQDVLQLHPNPIFKDVPKNHQFYPYVQAMYPNVMTGYSNYVYSPKYFGINDNLTRGQFAGILVRNYGLITAESYIEHGGTVSDIFDGKNFKGQWGQHIATLETIGIMNGYGDGTFKPNEPIKRSQFVNMLYKALGVEVVRDTILTDYYKYEISSLRKLGITDEVIFEKVKSLKENDVMNYVDSYENYWWMNDADGFTENYILEIRKEGEILFEDINVKMIVTKDQYGSRKFVFEKIKEAPLETP from the coding sequence ATGAAGAAACAATTGGCGTTATTAGGACTGGTAGTTGGGATTCTTCTATCATCGGTGGGAACCACTTCAGTATCAGCTTCAGGGGTGCATTACAAGGATGTAAACAAAGAAGATAACTTTTACGATGCGGTGGAATATTTACTGGAAAAAGGAGCAATCAGTAAAACACTTCCACATTTCCGACCATACGAAAATATAACACGAGGTCAGTTTGCTAGTATATATGCAAAAGCGAATGATTACAAAGTACAAGATGTATTACAATTACACCCTAACCCTATTTTTAAAGATGTTCCGAAAAATCATCAATTTTACCCATATGTTCAGGCGATGTATCCAAACGTTATGACGGGTTACAGTAATTATGTTTATAGCCCTAAGTATTTCGGAATAAATGATAATTTAACACGTGGGCAATTTGCAGGAATTTTAGTGAGAAATTATGGGTTAATTACAGCTGAGAGCTATATCGAACACGGCGGAACTGTATCGGATATCTTTGATGGTAAAAATTTTAAAGGTCAGTGGGGGCAACACATAGCGACACTAGAAACGATTGGTATAATGAATGGTTATGGCGATGGTACGTTTAAGCCTAACGAACCTATTAAGCGTTCGCAATTTGTTAACATGTTATATAAGGCGTTAGGCGTTGAAGTTGTGCGTGATACTATACTTACCGATTACTACAAGTACGAAATAAGTAGTTTAAGAAAATTAGGAATAACAGATGAAGTTATTTTTGAAAAAGTCAAATCGCTAAAAGAGAACGATGTTATGAATTATGTAGATTCCTATGAGAATTATTGGTGGATGAATGATGCTGATGGATTTACAGAAAATTATATATTAGAGATTCGCAAAGAAGGGGAGATCTTGTTTGAAGATATAAACGTTAAAATGATCGTTACTAAAGATCAATACGGTTCTAGAAAGTTTGTATTTGAGAAGATTAAAGAAGCACCATTAGAAACACCATGA
- a CDS encoding PrkA family serine protein kinase has protein sequence MDILNKVRKYRDEENRLKWEGTFAEYLELVKERPEIAQTAHSRVYSMISSSGVEEKNGQKFYNFFNREIYGLESALERLVEEYFHPAARRLDVRKRILLLMGPVSGGKSTIVTMLKRGLEQFSRTDEGAVYAIKGCPMHEDPLHLIPHHLREDFYNEYGIRIEGSLSPLNTMRLEQEYGGRIEDVMIERIFFSEDRRVGIGTFTPSDPKSQDIADLTGSIDFSTIAEYGSESDPRAYRFDGELNKANRGMMEFQEMLKLDEKFLWHLLSLTQEGNFKAGRFALISADELIVAHTNETEYRSFISNKKNEALHSRIIVIPIPYNLKVSEEERIYEKMIRESDMSHVHIAPHALRAAAIFSILTRLEVPKKQGIDLLKKMRLYDGENVEGFNSVDVEELKKEYPNEGMHGIDPRYVINRISSAIIRKEVPSINALDVLRALKDGLDQHPSISQEDREKYINYIAVARREYDEIAKNEVQKAFVYSYEESAKHLMNNYLDNVEAFCNKNKLRDPLTGEEMNPDEKLMRSIEEQIGVSENAKKAFREEILIRLSAYARKGQRFDYNSHERLREAIQKKLFADLKDIVKITTSSTTPDESQLKKINEVIATLVDEYGYNTTSANELLRYVGSLLNR, from the coding sequence ATCGACATTTTAAATAAGGTAAGGAAATACCGTGATGAAGAGAATAGGTTGAAGTGGGAAGGTACTTTCGCGGAATATTTAGAACTTGTCAAAGAAAGGCCAGAAATTGCTCAAACGGCACACTCTCGCGTTTATAGTATGATTAGTAGTTCAGGAGTAGAAGAAAAAAACGGACAAAAATTTTATAATTTCTTTAATAGAGAAATTTATGGATTAGAATCCGCACTTGAGCGATTAGTTGAGGAATATTTCCACCCAGCTGCAAGACGACTTGATGTTAGGAAGCGTATTTTATTGTTAATGGGTCCTGTAAGTGGTGGTAAATCAACAATTGTAACAATGTTAAAAAGAGGCCTTGAGCAGTTTTCAAGAACAGATGAGGGTGCGGTATATGCCATTAAAGGCTGCCCAATGCATGAGGATCCGTTACACTTAATACCTCATCATTTAAGAGAAGATTTTTATAATGAATATGGCATTCGAATAGAAGGTAGTTTATCACCATTAAATACTATGCGACTTGAACAAGAGTATGGTGGTCGAATTGAAGATGTTATGATTGAAAGAATCTTTTTCTCAGAAGATAGACGGGTCGGTATAGGGACATTTACACCGTCTGATCCAAAGTCTCAAGATATTGCCGATCTAACTGGAAGTATCGACTTCTCGACAATTGCTGAGTACGGTTCTGAGTCTGACCCACGTGCGTATCGATTTGATGGCGAGCTTAACAAAGCCAACCGAGGTATGATGGAATTCCAGGAAATGTTAAAGTTGGATGAAAAGTTTCTATGGCATTTATTATCTTTAACACAGGAAGGAAATTTCAAGGCTGGTCGTTTTGCTTTAATTTCAGCAGATGAGCTAATTGTTGCCCATACAAATGAAACGGAGTACCGTAGCTTCATTTCTAATAAAAAGAACGAAGCGCTTCACTCTCGTATAATTGTTATACCAATCCCTTATAATCTAAAAGTGAGTGAGGAAGAACGAATCTACGAAAAAATGATTCGTGAAAGTGATATGTCGCATGTTCACATTGCACCACATGCACTGCGAGCTGCTGCAATCTTCTCTATTTTAACAAGACTTGAAGTTCCGAAGAAACAGGGAATTGATCTTCTGAAGAAAATGCGTTTATACGATGGGGAAAACGTAGAAGGATTCAATTCTGTCGATGTGGAGGAGTTAAAGAAAGAGTACCCTAACGAAGGTATGCATGGTATTGACCCACGATATGTGATTAATCGAATTTCTTCTGCCATTATTCGTAAGGAAGTACCATCAATCAATGCATTAGATGTGTTACGTGCATTAAAGGATGGCCTTGACCAGCATCCATCCATCTCTCAGGAAGATCGAGAAAAATATATCAACTACATTGCTGTTGCAAGAAGAGAGTATGATGAAATAGCGAAGAATGAAGTGCAAAAAGCATTTGTTTACTCTTATGAAGAGTCAGCAAAACATTTAATGAATAATTATTTAGACAATGTGGAAGCGTTCTGTAATAAGAATAAACTACGTGATCCGTTAACTGGAGAAGAAATGAATCCAGATGAGAAATTAATGCGTTCCATTGAAGAACAAATTGGCGTATCAGAAAATGCAAAAAAGGCATTCCGAGAAGAAATACTCATTCGCCTTTCAGCTTATGCTAGAAAAGGACAACGTTTTGATTACAATTCTCATGAGAGATTAAGAGAAGCAATTCAGAAGAAGTTATTTGCGGATTTAAAAGATATTGTAAAAATTACAACGTCTTCCACAACGCCGGATGAGTCTCAATTAAAGAAAATCAACGAAGTTATTGCAACCCTTGTTGATGAGTACGGCTACAATACAACAAGTGCGAATGAACTGTTACGTTATGTAGGTAGTCTTCTAAATAGATAG
- a CDS encoding DUF421 domain-containing protein: MAPIPTLCSDSPLPLIQNGKILDKNLKKARISVDDLLTELRKKTIADVNKVVLANREPDGTITSFLYPEHQPVTRADMQLQTRPFTFNVVVVKEGKIEYKELRRLSLMNKGYEQN, encoded by the coding sequence GTGGCTCCCATTCCGACACTTTGTAGCGATTCGCCACTTCCACTAATTCAAAATGGAAAAATACTAGATAAGAACTTAAAAAAGGCAAGAATCTCAGTTGACGACTTATTAACTGAATTAAGAAAAAAGACGATTGCTGATGTAAATAAAGTTGTACTAGCAAATCGGGAACCTGACGGAACGATTACAAGTTTTCTTTACCCTGAGCATCAGCCCGTTACAAGAGCTGATATGCAACTGCAAACAAGGCCTTTTACATTTAACGTTGTTGTAGTAAAGGAAGGGAAGATTGAGTATAAGGAACTAAGGAGACTAAGTTTGATGAACAAAGGTTACGAACAGAATTAA
- a CDS encoding spore coat associated protein CotJA — MYSQYKYWKPFVSPFDPCRPILVKSYSTPPQLYMNFQPPGLPQFQSPKQALMHGTLWPQLYSPYPDPKKGGAKL; from the coding sequence ATGTATTCTCAGTATAAGTATTGGAAACCCTTTGTAAGTCCTTTTGACCCTTGTAGACCAATACTCGTAAAAAGTTATTCCACACCTCCACAACTTTACATGAACTTTCAACCACCCGGTTTGCCACAATTCCAATCTCCTAAACAAGCATTAATGCACGGTACTCTTTGGCCACAACTATATAGCCCATATCCAGATCCGAAAAAAGGGGGGGCGAAATTGTGA
- a CDS encoding spore coat protein CotJB yields MTKKLPPEYYELLEEIQAIDFVLVELNLYLDTHPHDIEAIKQFNETAQKSMHLKINFEKQFGPLMNFGRSFSNYPWNVDDSPWPWQV; encoded by the coding sequence GTGACGAAAAAATTACCACCAGAGTACTATGAGCTTTTAGAAGAAATTCAGGCTATCGATTTTGTCCTCGTTGAATTAAATCTCTATTTGGACACACATCCACATGATATCGAAGCAATTAAACAATTTAATGAAACTGCCCAAAAAAGTATGCATTTAAAAATTAATTTTGAAAAACAATTCGGCCCTTTAATGAATTTCGGTCGAAGTTTCTCTAATTACCCTTGGAATGTAGACGACTCACCATGGCCATGGCAAGTATAA
- a CDS encoding manganese catalase family protein, translating to MFYYEKKLQYPVRVSTCNPMLAKFLIEQYGGADGELAAALRYMNQRYTIPDKVIGLLNDIAMEEFSHLEMIATMVYKLTKDATPDQLKAAGLGDHYANHDRALFYHNASGVPWTAAYIQAKGDPIADLYEDIAAEEKARATYQWIIDMSDDPDLNDGLKFLREREVVHSLRFREAVEILKDEQNTKKFF from the coding sequence ATGTTTTATTATGAAAAGAAACTCCAGTACCCTGTTAGAGTATCCACTTGTAATCCAATGCTTGCTAAATTTTTAATAGAACAGTACGGTGGTGCTGATGGGGAATTAGCTGCCGCGCTTCGTTACATGAATCAACGATATACAATCCCAGATAAAGTCATCGGGTTATTAAACGATATTGCCATGGAAGAGTTTTCCCACCTAGAAATGATTGCTACTATGGTTTATAAACTTACAAAAGATGCCACTCCAGATCAGTTAAAAGCAGCTGGCTTAGGCGATCATTATGCAAATCATGATCGCGCATTATTCTACCATAATGCATCTGGCGTCCCTTGGACTGCGGCTTATATTCAAGCGAAAGGCGATCCAATAGCGGACTTGTATGAAGACATTGCCGCGGAAGAAAAAGCCCGCGCAACATACCAATGGATTATTGATATGTCAGATGATCCGGACTTAAATGATGGTTTGAAATTTTTACGAGAACGCGAAGTAGTCCATTCTCTTCGTTTCAGAGAAGCAGTTGAAATCTTAAAAGATGAACAAAATACAAAAAAATTTTTCTAA
- a CDS encoding DMT family transporter, which translates to MNAKALILALITVIVWGSTFAANSVSLRGGYSAGHLILVRFIIASILFIFLASLPKIPFKLPAKEDLWRIILLGFLGISGYHIFATFGHVTVSAGTAGMLIGSGPIFTTLFAIWILKERLGTVGWGGLGFGFLGIILISVGSNDGLGISHGVIFILIAAIATSLFFVFQKPLFEKYTAIELTAYFTWAGTIPFLLFAPGLLETIQTATIEANLTAIYIGIFPTAVAYLTWAIALSLANASSVSSALYLEPVVAIIVAWVWIKDLPSMLSIVGGLVAISGVLIVNYFGKKHCLLEKNAIESSVK; encoded by the coding sequence TTGAATGCTAAAGCCCTTATATTAGCCTTAATTACAGTCATCGTATGGGGTTCAACATTTGCTGCTAATAGCGTAAGTCTACGTGGAGGCTATTCTGCAGGACATTTAATTTTAGTACGTTTTATTATCGCTTCAATACTATTTATTTTTCTAGCATCGTTACCAAAAATCCCCTTTAAATTACCCGCTAAAGAGGATCTTTGGAGAATTATATTACTGGGCTTCCTCGGGATTAGCGGGTACCATATTTTTGCTACATTTGGTCATGTAACAGTCAGTGCTGGTACAGCTGGTATGTTAATTGGTTCTGGACCTATTTTTACAACTTTATTTGCTATTTGGATTTTAAAAGAAAGACTTGGAACCGTAGGATGGGGCGGCCTTGGTTTTGGCTTTTTAGGAATCATTTTAATTTCGGTTGGATCTAATGATGGCTTGGGCATTTCACATGGAGTTATTTTTATCCTAATTGCAGCAATCGCAACGTCGTTATTTTTTGTATTTCAAAAGCCATTATTTGAAAAATACACTGCTATCGAATTAACAGCTTATTTTACGTGGGCCGGAACGATTCCTTTTCTACTATTCGCTCCAGGACTACTAGAAACAATTCAAACAGCAACTATAGAAGCCAATTTGACAGCAATCTATATTGGTATTTTCCCTACAGCTGTTGCATATTTAACTTGGGCAATAGCCTTATCGCTAGCTAATGCAAGTTCCGTTTCGAGTGCCCTTTACCTTGAACCTGTTGTTGCAATTATCGTTGCTTGGGTGTGGATTAAAGATTTACCCTCAATGCTATCAATTGTTGGCGGATTAGTTGCTATATCTGGTGTATTAATTGTCAATTATTTTGGTAAAAAACATTGTTTACTCGAAAAGAATGCTATCGAGTCTTCTGTAAAATAA